One region of Oryzias latipes chromosome 6, ASM223467v1 genomic DNA includes:
- the LOC101172489 gene encoding disintegrin and metalloproteinase domain-containing protein 10 isoform X2, translating to MDLSHLLLLKVLLLVCLLNYTHGHYRNPLNKYIRHYEGLSYNTEAVHSKHQRVKRGLSHEDKFLHLDFHAHGRHFNLRMKRDTTLFSPNLKVEVSGEEVPYDTSHIYTGEIYGEKGTLTHGSIVDGKFEGFIQSYQGTYYVEPAERYLEDKDVPFHSVIYHEDDIHYPHKYGPEGGCADSSVFERMKKYQASALEEPPKQELHAEADADGPVLLRKRRMAQAEKNTCQLFIQTDHLFFKYYNTREAVIAQISSHVKAIDAIYQGTDFMGIRNISFMVKRIRINTTLDEKDRSNPFRFANIGVEKFLELNSEQNHDDYCLAYVFTDRDFDDGVLGLAWVGAPSGSSGGICEKSKLYSDGKKKSLNTGIITVQNYASHVPPKVSHITFAHEVGHNFGSPHDSGSECTPGESKSQDKKEKGNYIMYARATSGDKLNNNKFSVCSVRNISQVLEKKRGNCFVESGQPICGNGMVEPGEECDCGYSDQCRDQCCYDANQPDNKKCKLKPGKACSPSQGPCCTAECTHKGRNEKCREESECAHQGMCNGASPSCPTSEPKANFTACHGETQVCLNGGCSGSICEKYGLEACTCASQDGKDETELCHVCCMEKMNPNTCSSTGSERLARFFNKKVTTLPAGSPCNDFKGYCDVFMKCRLVDADGPLARLKKAIFNPELYENIAEWIVAHWWAVLLMGIALIMLMAGFIKICSVHTPSSNPKLPPPKPLPGTLKRRRAQQQQASSQVQHQSQHPHAGHGGQRQARGQQQRQAQPQRHHRQPRENYQMGQMRR from the exons ATGGATTTGTCACATCTGCTTCTCCTCAAAGTTTTACTCCTCGTGTGCTTGCTAAACTACACTCACG GACATTATAGGAATCCTTTGAACAAGTACATCCGTCACTATGAAGGCTTGTCCTACAACACAGAGGCTGTTCACAGCAAGCATCAAAGGGTCAAGAGGGGTCTTTCTCATGAGGACAAGTTCCTTCATTTAGATTTCCATGCACATGGAAG GCATTTTAACTTAAGAATGAAGAGGGATACCACGTTGTTTTCCCCTAATCTTAAAGTGGAAGTTTCAGGAGAGGAGGTTCCATATGATACGTCTCACATTTACACTGGAGAAATCTATG GTGAGAAAGGAACTCTGACTCATGGTTCCATTGTGGATGGCAAGTTTGAGGGCTTCATACAGAGTTACCAAGGCACTTACTATGTGGAGCCCGCTGAGAGATACCTGGAGGACAAAGATGTGCCCTTCCATTCTGTCATCTACCACGAAGATGACATTC ACTATCCACACAAGTATGGCCCAGAGGGAGGCTGTGCCGACAGCTCTGTGTTTGAAAGGATGAAGAAGTATCAAGCCTCTGCATTAGAGGAGCCGCCCAAG CAGGAGCTCCACGCTGAGGCGGATGCTGATGGTCCTGTtctgctgaggaagaggaggatggccCAGGCTGAAAAAAACACGTGTCAGCTTTTCATTCAGACTGACCACCTCTTTTTCAAATACTACAATACCAGAGAAGCTGTCATAGCTCAG ATCTCCAGTCACGTCAAAGCCATCGATGCCATTTATCAGGGCACGGACTTCATGGGCATTCGTAATATCAGCTTCATGGTGAAAAGGATTCGG ATCAACACCACCTTAGATGAAAAAGACCGGAGCAATCCATTCCGCTTTGCCAACATTGGAGTGGAGAAGTTCCTGGAGCTCAACTCGGAGCAGAACCACGATGACTACTGCTTGGCTTATGTTTTCACAGACCGAGATTTTGATGATGGAGTGTTGGGATTGGCCTGGGTGGGAGCCCCCTCAG GGAGCTCTGGAGGAATCTGTGAAAAAAGCAAGTTGTACTCTGATGGAAAAAAGAAGTCGCTGAACACTGGTATCATCACTGTACAGAACTACGCCTCCCACGTACCTCCAAAAGTCTCTCACATCACCTTCGCTCATGAAGTAGGCCACAACTTTGGCTCCCCG CATGACTCTGGGTCTGAATGCACCCCGGGAGAATCCAAAAGCCAAGACAAGAAGGAGAAGGGAAATTACATCATGTATGCAAGAGCCACATCCGGAGACAAACTCAACAACAATAAGTTCTCCGTCTGTAGCGTTCGCAACATCAGCCAGGTTCTGGAGAAGAAGAGAGGCAACTGTTTTGTCG AATCGGGCCAGCCCATCTGTGGAAACGGTATGGTTGAACCTGGAGAGGAGTGTGACTGTGGCTATAGCGATCAGTGCAGAGATCAGTGCTGCTACGACGCCAACCAGCCAGACAACAAAAAGTGCAAATTAAAGCCTGGCAAAGCATGCAG CCCCAGCCAGGGTCCTTGCTGTACCGCTGAGTGCACTCACAAGGGGCGTAATGAGAAGTGCCGAGAAGAGTCTGAGTGTGCTCACCAGGGCATGTGTAATGGAGCAAGTCCCTCCTGCCCCACGTCTGAGCCAAAGGCCAACTTCACAGCCTGCCACGGAGAAACGCAAGTCTGCCTCAACGGG GGCTGCTCCGGCTCCATCTGTGAGAAGTACGGACTTGAAGCGTGCACCTGTGCCAGCCAAGATGGCAAGGATGAGACTGAGCTCTGCCATGTTTGCTGCATGGAGAAAA TGAACCCAAATACATGCAGCAGCACAGGATCAGAGCGCTTGGCTCgcttctttaacaaaaaagtcaccACGCTGCCAGCTGGCTCGCCGTGCAACGACTTCAAGGGCTACTGTGACGTGTTCATGAAATGCAGACTGGTGGATGCAGACGGACCGCTCGCCAGGCTAAAGAAGGCCATCTTTAACCCAGAGCTCTATGAAAACATCGCCGAGTGGATTGTG GCTCACTGGTGGGCGGTGTTGTTGATGGGGATTGCGCTCATCATGCTCATGGCTGGTTTCATTAAGATCTGTAGTGTCCACACACCGAGCAGCAACCCCAAACTTCCTCCTCCCAAGCCGCTTCCAG
- the LOC101172489 gene encoding disintegrin and metalloproteinase domain-containing protein 10 isoform X1 yields MDLSHLLLLKVLLLVCLLNYTHGHYRNPLNKYIRHYEGLSYNTEAVHSKHQRVKRGLSHEDKFLHLDFHAHGRHFNLRMKRDTTLFSPNLKVEVSGEEVPYDTSHIYTGEIYGEKGTLTHGSIVDGKFEGFIQSYQGTYYVEPAERYLEDKDVPFHSVIYHEDDIHYPHKYGPEGGCADSSVFERMKKYQASALEEPPKQQELHAEADADGPVLLRKRRMAQAEKNTCQLFIQTDHLFFKYYNTREAVIAQISSHVKAIDAIYQGTDFMGIRNISFMVKRIRINTTLDEKDRSNPFRFANIGVEKFLELNSEQNHDDYCLAYVFTDRDFDDGVLGLAWVGAPSGSSGGICEKSKLYSDGKKKSLNTGIITVQNYASHVPPKVSHITFAHEVGHNFGSPHDSGSECTPGESKSQDKKEKGNYIMYARATSGDKLNNNKFSVCSVRNISQVLEKKRGNCFVESGQPICGNGMVEPGEECDCGYSDQCRDQCCYDANQPDNKKCKLKPGKACSPSQGPCCTAECTHKGRNEKCREESECAHQGMCNGASPSCPTSEPKANFTACHGETQVCLNGGCSGSICEKYGLEACTCASQDGKDETELCHVCCMEKMNPNTCSSTGSERLARFFNKKVTTLPAGSPCNDFKGYCDVFMKCRLVDADGPLARLKKAIFNPELYENIAEWIVAHWWAVLLMGIALIMLMAGFIKICSVHTPSSNPKLPPPKPLPGTLKRRRAQQQQASSQVQHQSQHPHAGHGGQRQARGQQQRQAQPQRHHRQPRENYQMGQMRR; encoded by the exons ATGGATTTGTCACATCTGCTTCTCCTCAAAGTTTTACTCCTCGTGTGCTTGCTAAACTACACTCACG GACATTATAGGAATCCTTTGAACAAGTACATCCGTCACTATGAAGGCTTGTCCTACAACACAGAGGCTGTTCACAGCAAGCATCAAAGGGTCAAGAGGGGTCTTTCTCATGAGGACAAGTTCCTTCATTTAGATTTCCATGCACATGGAAG GCATTTTAACTTAAGAATGAAGAGGGATACCACGTTGTTTTCCCCTAATCTTAAAGTGGAAGTTTCAGGAGAGGAGGTTCCATATGATACGTCTCACATTTACACTGGAGAAATCTATG GTGAGAAAGGAACTCTGACTCATGGTTCCATTGTGGATGGCAAGTTTGAGGGCTTCATACAGAGTTACCAAGGCACTTACTATGTGGAGCCCGCTGAGAGATACCTGGAGGACAAAGATGTGCCCTTCCATTCTGTCATCTACCACGAAGATGACATTC ACTATCCACACAAGTATGGCCCAGAGGGAGGCTGTGCCGACAGCTCTGTGTTTGAAAGGATGAAGAAGTATCAAGCCTCTGCATTAGAGGAGCCGCCCAAG CAGCAGGAGCTCCACGCTGAGGCGGATGCTGATGGTCCTGTtctgctgaggaagaggaggatggccCAGGCTGAAAAAAACACGTGTCAGCTTTTCATTCAGACTGACCACCTCTTTTTCAAATACTACAATACCAGAGAAGCTGTCATAGCTCAG ATCTCCAGTCACGTCAAAGCCATCGATGCCATTTATCAGGGCACGGACTTCATGGGCATTCGTAATATCAGCTTCATGGTGAAAAGGATTCGG ATCAACACCACCTTAGATGAAAAAGACCGGAGCAATCCATTCCGCTTTGCCAACATTGGAGTGGAGAAGTTCCTGGAGCTCAACTCGGAGCAGAACCACGATGACTACTGCTTGGCTTATGTTTTCACAGACCGAGATTTTGATGATGGAGTGTTGGGATTGGCCTGGGTGGGAGCCCCCTCAG GGAGCTCTGGAGGAATCTGTGAAAAAAGCAAGTTGTACTCTGATGGAAAAAAGAAGTCGCTGAACACTGGTATCATCACTGTACAGAACTACGCCTCCCACGTACCTCCAAAAGTCTCTCACATCACCTTCGCTCATGAAGTAGGCCACAACTTTGGCTCCCCG CATGACTCTGGGTCTGAATGCACCCCGGGAGAATCCAAAAGCCAAGACAAGAAGGAGAAGGGAAATTACATCATGTATGCAAGAGCCACATCCGGAGACAAACTCAACAACAATAAGTTCTCCGTCTGTAGCGTTCGCAACATCAGCCAGGTTCTGGAGAAGAAGAGAGGCAACTGTTTTGTCG AATCGGGCCAGCCCATCTGTGGAAACGGTATGGTTGAACCTGGAGAGGAGTGTGACTGTGGCTATAGCGATCAGTGCAGAGATCAGTGCTGCTACGACGCCAACCAGCCAGACAACAAAAAGTGCAAATTAAAGCCTGGCAAAGCATGCAG CCCCAGCCAGGGTCCTTGCTGTACCGCTGAGTGCACTCACAAGGGGCGTAATGAGAAGTGCCGAGAAGAGTCTGAGTGTGCTCACCAGGGCATGTGTAATGGAGCAAGTCCCTCCTGCCCCACGTCTGAGCCAAAGGCCAACTTCACAGCCTGCCACGGAGAAACGCAAGTCTGCCTCAACGGG GGCTGCTCCGGCTCCATCTGTGAGAAGTACGGACTTGAAGCGTGCACCTGTGCCAGCCAAGATGGCAAGGATGAGACTGAGCTCTGCCATGTTTGCTGCATGGAGAAAA TGAACCCAAATACATGCAGCAGCACAGGATCAGAGCGCTTGGCTCgcttctttaacaaaaaagtcaccACGCTGCCAGCTGGCTCGCCGTGCAACGACTTCAAGGGCTACTGTGACGTGTTCATGAAATGCAGACTGGTGGATGCAGACGGACCGCTCGCCAGGCTAAAGAAGGCCATCTTTAACCCAGAGCTCTATGAAAACATCGCCGAGTGGATTGTG GCTCACTGGTGGGCGGTGTTGTTGATGGGGATTGCGCTCATCATGCTCATGGCTGGTTTCATTAAGATCTGTAGTGTCCACACACCGAGCAGCAACCCCAAACTTCCTCCTCCCAAGCCGCTTCCAG
- the fan1 gene encoding fanconi-associated nuclease 1: MTDNRAGEAGERRSKTRLSLSKSKKKGGVKAGTPTKATITSFFVSQPPPKLACPLCGKMVHRFKMNEHIDLECQNFQSGDSIGFTSGSSSAQLSSQRNSDRAVDQKGEETNTSPYFKKGEEGHQEAREIKSKTVVRTIDLGSLSSKLSKHCNKTPEKTHTEDKNTLQEVYSSETLCGSQKENALINESNNKKDLFTMSSDTRTPENNPSSSKGPFSKSQPLKTDSSQTLVTPNSKQAKRKKEETLSVRLSSYKKKVKYEGQSEEPNTKSCDVTTKTTDMKEQEAEWSSVASEEKNIEGTSVPETAAAAAAAAADQSSDAPPLPYYLRNFQTVLHAVLENEDDRELFNQDDMMIINTFNKLSVAGQKLYVRLFQRKLKWLQVNKLEYAEISSDLGPIAQELAQSGFLQTEYDLEDLEEALDLLPAPELKTLAKTFHLASSGTQKQQLVDGLLRLSKQKSFFSLASSQNKVGDVILKRSKKLAGSCVRLSRGPRAVFSRVLLLFSLTEAMDEEEMAAGGQNQLFTILLVNTGRLAFPDYTVHRVAKVFQDREDLIRYESAMRSLLEMTGVMQGGQWEVALELYTAAKRNWEVLRKNQDFRHHEELPVFLRSFTTGWAYTRILSRGVEILQRLRRYEDAVEELQFLLQQTVYCVDSRGRWWDRMALNLHQHLKKTKKAISAIKDGLSDPLVRTGHKLSLHQRAVRMKESASCKKYCLLLRDLPTIQVQDVKHVTIRGQLFPHEGGMGKSRFLLPANEEGEENAHTTVICSVEELSLAHYRKQGFDQGIHGEGSTFSTLFALLMWEIVFMEGITDVFRNPYQTCPLDLYTDCFYENRKNAITCRVQLLREASVETLCSMLENVWTSQEGKVCSLVSWERFSSLQQAQSLVACFGGVFLSGIVERMAKDYRHCRGGLPDLVVWNTSNNTYKLVEVKGPNDRLSQKQQIWLDELQKLGADVEVCHVTATGARGDRLE; encoded by the exons ATGACAGATAATAGAGCTGGAGAAGCAGGTGAACGGCGATCCAAGACGAGGCTGTCCCTGTCCAAAAGTAAGAAGAAGGGTGGCGTTAAAGCTGGGACCCCGACCAAAGCCACCATCACATCGTTCTTCGTCAGTCAGCCTCCACCCAAGCTGGCTTGCCCCCTGTGTGGGAAGATGGTACATCGGTTCAAAATGAACGAGCACATTGACTTGGAGTGCCAGAACTTCCAGAGCGGAGACAGCATTGGTTTCACCTCAGGAAGTAGCAGTGCTCAGCTGTCCTCTCAAAGAAACTCTGATCGAGCTGTGGACCAAAAAGGAGAAGAGACAAACACTAGCCCTTATTTTAAGAAGGGTGAAGAAGGTCACCAGGAAGCACGAGAAATTAAAAGCAAGACTGTGGTGAGAACCATTGATTTGGGGAGTCTATCTTCTAAATTATCCAAACATTGCAACAAGACACcggagaaaacacacacagaggatAAAAACACCTTACAAGAGGTTTATTCTTCTGAAACACTTTGTGGCTCCCAGAAAGAAAATGCTTTGATTAATGAATCAAACAACAAGAAAGACCTTTTTACTATGAGTTCAGACACCAGGACACCAGAGAACAATCCATCATCTTCAAAAGGACCCTTTTCTAAATCCCAGCCACTGAAAACAGACTCCAGTCAAACATTAGTTACCCCTAACTCAAAACAGGCTAaacgaaaaaaagaagaaaccctCAGTGTCAGACTGTCTAGTTACAAAAAGAAGGTTAAATATGAAGGTCAGAGTGAAGAACCAAATACAAAGTCTTGTGATGTTACAACTAAGACAACAGACATGAAGGAGCAGGAAGCAGAGTGGTCCTCTGTTGCTTCTGAAGAGAAGAACATTGAAGGTACATCAGTACCAGAgacggctgctgctgctgctgctgctgctgcagaccaGAGCTCTGACGCTCCACCTCTTCCCTACTACCTGCGTAACTTCCAGACTGTTCTGCATGCTGTGCTGGAAAACGAGGACGACAGGGAATTATTCAACCAGGATGACATGATgattataaatacatttaataaactttCAG TTGCTGGTCAGAAGCTTTATGTGAGACTATTTCAGAGAAAACTCAAATGGCTCCAAGTAAATAAATTAGAATATGCAGAGATAAGCAGTGATCTGGGTCCTATTGCACAAGAACTGGCTCAAAGTGGGTTTCTACAGACTG AATATGAtcttgaggatttggaggaggCTCTGGATCTTCTACCAGCTCCTGAACTCAAAACTCTTGCTAAAACTTTCCATTTGGCCAGTTCCGGGACTCAAAAACAGCAGTTAGTTGATGGACTTCTGCGGCTAAGCAAGCAGAAGTCCTTTTTCTCTTTGGCCTCTTCTCAAAACAAAGTTGGAGATGTCATCTTGAAAAG gtCAAAGAAGCTGGCAGGTTCCTGTGTGCGTCTGTCTCGTGGTCCTCGGGCCGTCTTCTCTCGCGTCCTTTTGCTCTTTTCTTTGACGGAGGCCATGGATGAGGAGGAGATGGCAGCTGGAGGACAGAACCAGCTTTTTACCATCCTTTTAGTCAATACAGGACGCCTCGCCTTCCCAGACTACACTGTGCACCGAGTAGCTAAAGTGTTTCAGGATAGAGAGGATCTTATCAG ATATGAATCAGCCATGCGATCCCTTCTGGAGATGACTGGAGTTATGCAGGGGGGTCAGTGGGAAGTGGCTCTTGAGCTTTACACTGCAGCCAAACGAAACTGGGAGGTATTGAGGAAAAACCAAGACTTCAG GCATCATGAAGAACTGCCTGTGTTCCTGCGCAGTTTCACCACAGGATGGGCCTACACTCGTATCCTATCCAGGGGGGTGGAGATATTACAGAGACTCCGCCGCTATGAG GATGCAGTGGAAGAACTGCAGTTTTTACTACAGCAGACTGTTTACTGCGTCGACAGCCGCGGTCGATGGTGGGACAGAATGGCGCTCAATCTGCACCAGCACctcaaaaaaaccaaaaaa GCTATATCAGCTATAAAAGATGGGCTATCAGACCCCTTAGTGCGCACAGGACATAAACTGTCCCTTCACCAAAGAGCTGTTAGGATGAAGGAGTCAGCCAGTTGCAAGAAATACTGCCTGTTACTCAGGGACCTGCCCACTATTCAAGTCCAAGATGTCAAGCAC GTAACTATTAGAGGCCAGCTGTTTCCTCATGAGGGTGGAATGGGGAAATCTAGGTTTCTTTTACCAGCAAATGAAGAAGGCGAGGAAAATGCTCACACTACTGTGATATGCTCAGTGGAAGAGCTGTCTTTGGCACATTATCGAAAACAAGGGTTTGATCAGG GAATCCACGGGGAAGGCTCAACATTCTCCACCTTGTTTGCTCTTCTCATGTGGGAAATTGTTTTTATGGAGGGTATTACAGATGTTTTTCGAAATCCCTATCAG ACATGTCCTCTGGATCTTTACACTGACTGCTTCtatgaaaacagaaagaacGCCATCACCTGCCGTGTTCAGTTACTTCGTGAAGCTTCTGTGGAAACACTGTGTAGCATGTTGGAAAATGTCTGGACTTCCCAGGAGGGTAAAGTGTGCTCATTGGTCAGCTGGGAACGCTTCTCATCCCTACAGCAGGCCCAG TCTCTGGTGGCATGCTTTGGAGGAGTTTTCTTGAGTGGCATAGTTGAGCGTATGGCAAAAGATTACAGACACTGCCGTGGAGGTTTGCCTGATCTTGTGGTTTGGAATACTTCAAACAACACATACAAA CTCGTGGAGGTAAAGGGACCCAATGACCGGCTGTCTCAGAAGCAGCAGATCTGGCTGGATGAGCTTCAGAAACTGGGAGCTGATGTGGAGGTGTGTCATGTGACAGCTACTGGAGCCAGGGGGGATCGCCTGGAGTAA